The Arctopsyche grandis isolate Sample6627 chromosome 7, ASM5162203v2, whole genome shotgun sequence genome includes a window with the following:
- the LOC143914049 gene encoding uncharacterized protein LOC143914049, producing MLSNLDRLTTTAAAASKLLQSLSDFDIWMQVLAAVFLPRCGALDNNSYSVRRSARSLPSHSNNHLLEENTNSQRAHAWLSAREMQAIVKKESFEAEGGPVDCCPSVLEMVEPTGGKNQQDMYVELYRDGDIRQRFYELSCRTDVEDMPCRFVDRRLYNQSKCAQKYSYSYALVRDTGTEPRAHRHFPALPTGGWMLDYIRVRSGCACELTTPKRKLRHPQEHLHRTQDHHHPQERRRSQQRHKQPPA from the exons ATGTTGTCCAATTTGGATCGACTAACAACGACTGCCGCTGCTGCATCCAAATTACTTCAGTCCTTATCAGATTTTGACATCTGGATGCAG GTGTTGGCAGCTGTTTTCCTCCCGAGGTGTGGCGCCCTGGATAACAACTCGTACAGTGTGCGCCGCTCCGCTAGAAGCCTGCCGTCCCACTCCAATAATCACCT GTTGGAGGAGAATACAAATTCTCAGCGAGCCCACGCGTGGCTGTCGGCGCGGGAGATGCAGGCCATCGTGAAGAAAGAATCGTTCGAGGCAGAAGGGGGTCCTGTCGACTGTTGTCCTTCTGTCCTGGAGATGGTGGAGCCTACGGGTGGCAAGAACCAGCAGGACATGTACGTGGAGTTGTACAGGGACGGCGACATCAGACAAAG GTTCTACGAGCTGTCATGTCGCACGGATGTGGAGGACATGCCATGTCGATTCGTGGATCGCAGATTGTACAACCAGTCGAAGTGTGCACAGAAGTACTCGTACTCGTACGCACTTGTAAGGGACACGGGGACGGAGCCCAGAGCCCATCGACACTTCCCGGCCCTTCCCACAGGGGGATGGATGTTGGACTACATTCGCGTTCGAAGTGGCTGTGCTTGCGAGCTGACCACGCCCAAACGCAAACTTCGGCACCCCCAAGAACATCTGCATCGTACCCAGGACCACCATCACCCTCAGGAGCGTCGGCGTTCCCAGCAACGTCATAAGCAGCCTCCTGCGTAG
- the Pbp49 gene encoding proximal sequence element A Pbp49, with amino-acid sequence MFSYCLNDIRQASELIDIGKFPENHNGTNILQPYSYINDKDARKSDILQLMDSDIDDSYLTKLMKHCHDDSGNPGIQQNLLTSMETWTNPVHTTNKFKYVLEKVSSRALKFKTIQKLQERIQKDEKYQYKIYIKCMHDIIPKDEFTVPETPPDLIPGREVLIRIRVYCHENAQTRKTLKFSHDLIVLGSHTLDVLKDKIICPNDLVSLCDMSENPDLENYTFTKDIFKSGFLFIEDTFYNDTRDPSNIDYSENIIKWAADKKPFPNFKKATMENTTFNDLKIHLGYPQLYQHQGDCDHIFTFSDVELLQPSDICYSSRYPYYRALTETKGRNCNMCGLFLAKWYVKNNDRMPFNPSYFCDSCFRQYNYDDGKKIGNFQAYPYFDKGLAL; translated from the exons ATGTTTAGCTATTGCCTAAACGATATAAGGCAAGCCTCTGAACTAATCGATATCGGAAAATTCCCTGAAAATCATAACGGTACAAACATATTACAaccatattcatatataaatgacaAAGACGCTCGAAAATCAGATATCTTGCAACTGATGGATTCGGATATTGACGACAGTTATTTGACAAAATTAATGAAACATTGCCA CGATGATTCTGGAAATCCAGGAATTCAACAGAATCTCTTAACATCTATGGAAACTTGGACAAATCCGGTTCACACTACTAACAAGTTTAAATATGTACTTGAAAAGGTATCTTCGCGAGCTTTGAAAttcaaaactattcaaaaactTCAAGAGAGAATACAAAAGGACGAAAAGTATCAATATAAGATTTACATCAAGTGCATGCATGATATAATTCCGAAAGATgaa TTTACCGTACCGGAAACGCCTCCTGATCTCATACCTGGTAGAGAAGTCCTCATTCGCATCAGAGTATATTGTCATGAAAACGCA CAAACGAGGAAAACTCTAAAATTTAGTCACGATTTAATTGTACTGGGATCTCACACTTTAGACGtattgaaagataaaataatttgtccAAACGATCTTGTCTCGTTATGTGACATGAGCGAAAATCCAGATCtcgaaaattatacatttactaaa GATATATTCAAATCgggatttttattcattgaaGACACATTCTATAACGATACCAGAGACCCTTCAAACATTGATTACAGTGAGAATATCATCAAATGGGCAGCTGATAAAAAGCCATTTCCCAATTTTAAAAAAGCCACCATGGAAAATACGACTTTCaacgatttaaaaatacactTGGGCTATCCTCAA TTATACCAACATCAGGGTGATTGCGATCACATATTCACTTTCTCCGATGTTGAACTCCTTCAGCCGTCGGATATATGCTACTCTTCGAGGTATCCATATTACAGAGCGTTGACTGAAACGAAAGGTCGCAACTGTAACATGTGCGGATTGTTTTTAGCGAAATGGTACGTTAAAAACAACGATCGAATGCCTTTCAACCCATCATATTTTTGCGACTCTTGCTTCCGACAGTACAATTATGACGATGGTAAAAAAATTGGTAACTTTCAAGCGTACCCATATTTTGACAAAGGTCTTGCCTTGTGA